The Saxibacter everestensis genome has a window encoding:
- a CDS encoding DUF6912 family protein, with amino-acid sequence MSKLVRIYAPSALDELAADWPRGVAVPGGDGVFAVTEPAIHAATTGETKPDLEELEYDSMLTAAHNSAVNLLISGRGGRRVVVAADVPEGQLSADGTSDATGVGARPDYVLTSDLTTAQVVSFHVDADDATLPAGVESAEMLGILLKAAADCDLLWYDVSEADELFSYRSAR; translated from the coding sequence ATGTCCAAGCTAGTACGGATCTACGCTCCGTCAGCACTCGATGAACTCGCCGCAGACTGGCCGCGTGGTGTCGCAGTGCCTGGCGGCGACGGGGTGTTTGCTGTCACAGAGCCGGCTATCCACGCGGCGACCACTGGAGAAACGAAACCAGACCTGGAAGAGCTTGAATACGATTCAATGCTCACCGCGGCGCACAACAGTGCTGTCAATCTGCTGATATCCGGCCGGGGCGGCCGCCGCGTCGTCGTGGCTGCCGACGTACCGGAGGGCCAGCTGAGCGCGGACGGCACGAGCGATGCAACCGGCGTGGGCGCCCGCCCGGACTATGTCCTGACGTCGGATCTGACCACGGCTCAGGTCGTCAGCTTCCACGTCGACGCGGACGACGCCACGCTACCCGCTGGAGTTGAGAGCGCGGAGATGCTCGGCATCCTGCTGAAAGCGGCGGCCGACTGCGACCTGCTGTGGTACGACGTGAGCGAGGCCGATGAGCTGTTCTCTTACCGCTCAGCTCGGTAG
- a CDS encoding DUF2505 domain-containing protein: protein MRLEEELRYGATPESVAALLAEPSFHEEVCRRTGSTNFSVSVDGSPETGDFTVSVNREASTAQLPDFARKFVGETIKVTQREFWTRAGADGSRTAEVDITLSGVPLKISASESLRPDSDGTIHAYAGELTSSMPFMGAKIESAAERVLRKALKEQESLVRERLAL, encoded by the coding sequence ATGCGATTGGAAGAAGAACTGCGCTACGGCGCCACCCCGGAATCAGTTGCCGCACTTCTGGCAGAGCCGTCCTTCCACGAAGAGGTGTGCCGCCGCACCGGCTCGACCAATTTCTCGGTCAGTGTTGACGGAAGCCCGGAGACAGGAGATTTCACAGTCTCTGTGAATCGGGAAGCCTCCACCGCCCAGCTTCCCGATTTCGCCCGAAAGTTCGTCGGCGAGACGATCAAGGTGACGCAGCGCGAGTTCTGGACCCGCGCCGGTGCCGACGGTTCGCGAACCGCCGAGGTCGATATCACGCTCAGCGGAGTGCCGCTGAAGATTTCGGCAAGCGAGTCGCTCCGGCCCGATTCCGACGGCACGATCCACGCCTACGCCGGTGAACTCACCTCGAGCATGCCTTTCATGGGAGCCAAGATCGAATCCGCCGCGGAACGAGTGCTCCGGAAGGCACTCAAGGAACAGGAGTCCCTGGTCCGCGAAAGGCTGGCGCTCTAG